From the genome of Elusimicrobiota bacterium, one region includes:
- a CDS encoding HK97 family phage prohead protease, with translation MKTQTMLTEKIGFSFPVQVLKFAEEAGEFHVVGYAATTDFDLQGDIITEDALKASSLDLLKNSTVLLNHDMKLPIGKVTKVEFDQHGLLIDALISKTEQDIIQKIKEGVLNKFSIRGQVLERERKFSPEHDRMVNVIQRMSLVEVSLVSVPANPEAKAIGWYIAKALNKTAEQGDKTMPDEVIIEELPAQDGSPTPPPAAEQPAPEPAAAKANKPAPEEKPKAADAFAQAQAQKPTEIHKTDTGIMKARLEPAFVLLDKLISLGGQAGSIAQQAKTLLKQMAGETVPANPVTAKTIDANELAKLVAGEVARQVETALKAIPTLRKGLIQSDIEADEVRKQFDSLSPEKKLRAVLAVRESK, from the coding sequence ATGAAAACACAAACGATGCTTACGGAAAAAATCGGCTTCTCATTTCCGGTCCAGGTCTTGAAGTTTGCCGAGGAGGCCGGTGAGTTCCATGTGGTCGGCTATGCTGCCACGACCGATTTTGATTTACAGGGCGACATCATAACCGAGGATGCCCTGAAAGCGTCATCTCTCGACCTGCTCAAGAACTCCACCGTACTCCTTAACCACGATATGAAATTGCCAATCGGCAAAGTGACCAAGGTGGAGTTTGACCAACATGGCCTCTTGATAGACGCGCTCATCTCAAAAACCGAGCAGGACATCATCCAGAAGATCAAAGAGGGCGTCCTTAATAAATTTTCCATTCGCGGACAGGTGCTGGAACGGGAGCGCAAGTTTTCTCCGGAGCACGACCGCATGGTCAACGTGATCCAGCGCATGAGCCTGGTTGAAGTATCGCTTGTGTCGGTTCCCGCAAATCCCGAGGCCAAGGCCATCGGGTGGTACATAGCGAAGGCCCTTAACAAAACAGCAGAACAAGGAGACAAGACAATGCCAGATGAAGTGATCATAGAGGAATTACCCGCGCAAGACGGTAGTCCAACGCCGCCGCCGGCCGCTGAACAGCCTGCGCCGGAACCTGCGGCCGCCAAAGCAAACAAACCTGCCCCGGAGGAAAAGCCCAAAGCCGCCGACGCGTTCGCTCAGGCGCAGGCGCAGAAGCCGACGGAAATCCATAAAACCGATACGGGCATCATGAAAGCACGGCTCGAACCGGCGTTTGTCCTGCTGGACAAGCTGATATCCCTGGGCGGCCAGGCCGGGAGCATAGCTCAGCAGGCTAAAACCCTGCTCAAGCAGATGGCCGGGGAGACCGTTCCCGCCAATCCGGTGACCGCCAAGACAATCGACGCGAACGAATTGGCGAAACTGGTTGCGGGCGAGGTCGCCAGGCAGGTGGAAACCGCGCTCAAAGCCATCCCGACCCTGCGGAAAGGCCTCATCCAGTCGGATATCGAGGCCGACGAAGTAAGAAAGCAATTCGACAGCCTATCGCCGGAGAAAAAGCTCCGGGCGGTGCTGGCGGTTCGGGAAAGCAAATAG
- a CDS encoding phage major capsid protein — MNDLEQLKKALDMASAGGTMQQPMIDKVLQELIEVNNPLRVNLPRKPGAGSAWILNQRTSRGAGAGFVNDTEEPTETQGSVIPKSFPYQTILDRRKITRKLQAVGKSLLDVEADEVESGLQNVRDSEENALINGDAVANPKQFNGMRKLIPTGQVAVAGANGAPLSLELLDAAIDLNRGNPSMLIMSKKANRKLNGLLQAQQRFTDTMEVKGGFRLQNYNSIPIFRSIWISDAQTQGTATNCTDIFVLDTSAIWVGELTPLKMLRLAQKSSQGSEFDIFEDITLVLANDIKASRLAGVTL; from the coding sequence ATGAATGATTTAGAGCAACTGAAGAAGGCGTTAGACATGGCCAGCGCGGGCGGCACTATGCAGCAGCCCATGATTGACAAGGTGCTGCAGGAACTCATTGAAGTCAACAACCCCCTGCGCGTGAATCTACCCCGCAAGCCGGGGGCAGGCTCCGCGTGGATACTGAACCAGCGGACCTCCCGTGGCGCGGGCGCCGGGTTCGTAAACGACACGGAGGAACCGACTGAAACCCAGGGGAGTGTCATCCCGAAGTCCTTCCCCTACCAGACCATCCTGGACCGCCGCAAGATTACGCGCAAGCTCCAGGCCGTGGGTAAGAGTCTCCTGGACGTAGAGGCTGATGAGGTTGAGAGCGGCCTGCAGAACGTGCGCGACTCGGAAGAGAACGCGCTCATCAACGGCGACGCGGTTGCCAACCCGAAGCAGTTTAACGGCATGAGGAAGCTCATCCCAACCGGCCAGGTGGCGGTTGCCGGAGCAAACGGCGCGCCTTTGAGCCTTGAGCTCCTGGATGCGGCCATTGACCTAAACCGCGGCAATCCCAGCATGCTGATAATGTCCAAGAAGGCCAACCGCAAGTTGAACGGCCTGCTCCAGGCACAGCAACGGTTCACGGACACAATGGAAGTCAAAGGCGGCTTCCGCTTGCAGAACTATAACAGCATCCCGATTTTCCGGTCCATCTGGATATCGGACGCACAAACGCAGGGCACAGCCACCAACTGCACAGACATCTTCGTGCTGGACACAAGCGCCATCTGGGTCGGGGAACTTACCCCCTTGAAGATGCTGCGCCTGGCGCAGAAATCCTCACAGGGCAGCGAGTTCGACATCTTCGAGGACATCACGCTGGTTCTGGCCAATGACATAAAGGCGTCAAGGCTGGCCGGTGTGACCCTGTAA